A genomic region of Vitreimonas flagellata contains the following coding sequences:
- a CDS encoding M1 family metallopeptidase, with translation MLRRTLLASALAIPALSACATATGGARDPLAPLPLDTSSHARPEIARVTHVSLDLTADFERKVMRGKATLSIAARDDAQEIVLDSLNLVIHRVRAGGAETTFTLGESRPSLGAPLTIALNGARTIEIEYESGPDAASLQWLTPAQTASNKQFLFSQGQSILNRTWIPTQDSPGIRQTYDARIVAPEGLKVVMSAEMLTPDGEPAGVGQRAFRFRMPQPIPPYLIAIGIGDLVHRATGPRTGVYAEPSVVERGADECADMERMMDVAEALYGPYRWGRYDVLILPPSFPYGGMENPRLTFLTPTFLAGDRSLVSLVAHELAHSWSGNLVTNAVWADGWLNEGFTSYIEGRIGEALFGEENARMAEALAWSDIQTALTTVSPAGQRLHWTGEVDANDNSSAITYDKGALFLRTVERIVGRTHLDTYLRSYFDRYAFQPMTTQQFLADFRQHVVRNDVALEAQLLLDQWAYEPGIPSNAQAPVADGFNAIPGYIEAFVAGGPPAAAPWEHWNTMQRQRYLQTMPRELPAERLRELERAFALDTIGNMEVRFDWLALAINNSYEPSSDAIERFLSEQGRGKFIRPLYRALMQRGAWGQSLARRTYAHARAGYHPIVAAAVDRILAV, from the coding sequence ATGCTTCGTCGCACGCTTTTGGCGTCCGCTCTCGCCATTCCGGCACTCTCGGCCTGCGCTACCGCCACCGGCGGCGCACGCGATCCGCTGGCGCCGCTGCCACTAGACACAAGCTCGCACGCGCGCCCTGAGATTGCGCGCGTCACGCACGTCTCGCTCGATCTGACGGCGGACTTCGAACGCAAAGTGATGCGCGGCAAAGCCACGCTCTCGATTGCCGCGCGCGATGATGCGCAAGAGATCGTGCTCGACAGTCTGAATCTCGTCATCCACCGCGTCCGCGCTGGCGGCGCTGAGACAACATTTACGCTCGGCGAAAGCCGCCCTTCGCTTGGCGCACCGCTCACCATCGCGCTCAACGGCGCGCGCACGATCGAGATCGAGTACGAAAGCGGTCCCGACGCCGCCTCGCTGCAATGGCTGACGCCCGCGCAAACCGCGAGCAACAAGCAATTCCTTTTCAGCCAAGGCCAATCGATCCTCAACCGCACCTGGATTCCAACACAAGACAGCCCCGGCATTCGCCAAACCTACGACGCACGCATTGTTGCGCCCGAAGGTCTGAAAGTGGTGATGAGCGCGGAAATGCTGACGCCGGATGGCGAGCCCGCCGGCGTCGGCCAGCGCGCCTTCCGCTTCCGCATGCCGCAACCGATCCCGCCCTATCTCATCGCCATCGGCATCGGCGATCTCGTGCACCGCGCCACCGGCCCGCGCACCGGCGTGTACGCTGAGCCGTCCGTAGTTGAGCGCGGCGCGGACGAATGCGCCGACATGGAACGCATGATGGACGTGGCCGAAGCGCTCTACGGCCCCTATCGCTGGGGCCGTTACGACGTGCTGATCCTGCCGCCATCCTTCCCCTATGGCGGCATGGAAAACCCGCGCCTCACCTTCCTCACGCCCACCTTCCTCGCCGGCGATCGCAGCCTCGTGTCGCTCGTCGCGCACGAACTCGCGCACTCATGGTCCGGCAATCTCGTCACCAACGCCGTCTGGGCGGATGGCTGGCTCAACGAGGGCTTCACGTCCTACATCGAAGGCCGCATCGGCGAAGCTCTGTTCGGCGAAGAGAATGCGCGCATGGCCGAAGCCTTGGCCTGGAGCGACATCCAAACCGCGCTCACGACTGTTTCGCCCGCAGGCCAACGCCTGCATTGGACCGGCGAAGTCGACGCCAACGACAATTCCAGCGCCATCACCTATGATAAAGGCGCGCTCTTCCTGCGCACGGTGGAACGCATTGTCGGCCGCACGCATCTCGACACGTATCTGCGCTCCTATTTCGATCGCTACGCCTTCCAGCCGATGACGACGCAGCAATTCCTCGCCGATTTCCGACAGCACGTTGTCCGCAACGACGTCGCGCTCGAAGCGCAATTGCTGCTCGACCAATGGGCCTACGAACCGGGCATTCCATCAAACGCGCAAGCGCCCGTCGCTGACGGCTTCAACGCAATCCCTGGCTATATCGAAGCCTTCGTCGCCGGCGGCCCGCCAGCGGCCGCGCCGTGGGAGCATTGGAACACGATGCAGCGCCAGCGTTATCTGCAAACGATGCCGCGCGAATTGCCAGCGGAGCGCTTGCGCGAGCTTGAGCGCGCATTCGCGCTCGACACGATCGGCAATATGGAAGTGCGCTTCGATTGGCTCGCGCTCGCGATTAACAACTCGTACGAGCCGTCATCCGACGCCATCGAGCGTTTCCTCAGCGAACAAGGACGCGGCAAATTCATTCGTCCGCTCTATCGCGCTTTGATGCAGCGCGGCGCCTGGGGTCAATCGCTCGCGCGCCGCACCTACGCCCACGCCCGCGCCGGCTATCATCCGATCGTCGCCGCGGCGGTGGATCGCATTCTCGCGGTATAA
- a CDS encoding globin, with product MNDTNASLITQSLEIASERGGDLTSAVYARLFQERPDLEPLFVMDTNGAVRGEMLSRVFDAILDFIGPCAYAHNLIHAEATTHDGYNVPRETFTLFFTTVADTIKEACGDAWGVDTEHAWSRLLEEIDLYIKANA from the coding sequence ATGAACGACACGAACGCTTCACTCATCACGCAAAGCCTAGAGATCGCCTCCGAGCGCGGCGGTGATCTCACGTCTGCGGTGTATGCGCGGCTTTTTCAAGAACGACCCGACCTCGAACCGCTTTTCGTTATGGATACGAACGGCGCGGTGCGCGGCGAAATGCTTTCGCGCGTGTTCGACGCCATTCTCGATTTCATCGGCCCGTGCGCCTACGCGCACAATCTGATCCACGCCGAAGCCACCACGCACGACGGCTACAACGTCCCACGCGAAACCTTCACCCTCTTCTTCACTACAGTCGCCGACACCATCAAGGAGGCGTGCGGCGACGCTTGGGGCGTAGATACGGAACACGCTTGGTCACGCCTGCTCGAAGAGATTGATCTCTACATCAAAGCAAACGCCTAG
- a CDS encoding DUF1330 domain-containing protein: MSDLINPTKEQFAAFQALPDEGPIHMLNLVRLREHAAYEDGREATGAAAYKAYARESGPVFERLGGRQHWIGRFDCVLIGPEDERWDLVFIAEYPNPAAFAAMVRDPDYREAVKHRTAAVAESRLIRLKPLQGGKGFGDAL, from the coding sequence GTGAGCGACCTGATCAACCCAACCAAAGAGCAGTTCGCCGCTTTTCAGGCGCTGCCGGACGAGGGGCCGATCCACATGCTCAATCTGGTGCGTTTGCGCGAACACGCCGCTTACGAGGACGGGCGCGAGGCGACGGGCGCGGCGGCTTATAAGGCCTATGCCCGCGAAAGCGGGCCTGTGTTCGAGCGCCTCGGCGGACGCCAACACTGGATTGGGCGTTTCGATTGCGTGCTCATCGGGCCGGAAGACGAGCGTTGGGATTTGGTGTTCATCGCCGAGTATCCGAACCCTGCCGCGTTCGCCGCGATGGTCCGCGATCCCGATTATCGGGAAGCAGTCAAACATCGCACCGCCGCGGTAGCTGAGAGCCGATTGATCAGATTGAAGCCGTTACAAGGCGGCAAAGGATTTGGCGACGCGCTCTAG
- the purD gene encoding phosphoribosylamine--glycine ligase, with protein sequence MKILIVGSGGREHALGWKLAQSPLAPEIISTPGNPGLAALGRTFALKVEQAAEIAALAAREQVDLVVIGPESAAAAGLADHLKTLGVPCFGPSKAAAELEASKAFMKEFCVRHGVPTAEYKVFDDAIHAKAYLGGREPPFVIKADGLAAGKGVVIAETRAAADEAINEILFLRKFGAAGQRIVIEDFLPGEEASFFALCDGETAIPLIAAQDHKRAYDGDKGPNTGGMGAYSPAPIFTDTVRDQTMEQIILPTLRGMKAEGRPFVGVLFAGLMISADGPKLIEFNVRFGDPECQTLMRRMKSDLAPILLAAAKGELAQAPAIEWDARPAVTVVYAAQGYPDEPLTGSVIRGVERADAVENVVVFHAGTRTDDTGLLRAAGGRVLNVTAIGDTLQAAVNSAYAGVQVIDWPGGFCRRDIAWRALAT encoded by the coding sequence ATGAAGATTCTGATCGTTGGTTCCGGCGGGCGCGAGCACGCCCTGGGCTGGAAGCTCGCCCAAAGCCCGCTCGCGCCGGAGATCATTTCCACGCCTGGTAACCCCGGCCTTGCAGCCCTTGGGCGCACCTTTGCGCTCAAGGTCGAGCAAGCCGCTGAAATCGCCGCACTGGCCGCGCGCGAGCAAGTCGACCTCGTCGTCATCGGCCCCGAATCCGCCGCCGCCGCGGGTCTCGCGGATCATTTGAAAACGCTCGGCGTGCCGTGCTTCGGCCCGAGCAAAGCCGCGGCCGAACTCGAAGCCTCCAAAGCTTTCATGAAGGAATTCTGCGTGCGCCACGGCGTGCCAACCGCAGAATACAAAGTCTTCGACGACGCCATTCACGCCAAAGCCTATCTGGGCGGCCGCGAACCGCCATTCGTCATCAAGGCCGACGGCCTCGCCGCCGGCAAAGGCGTCGTCATCGCTGAAACCCGCGCCGCCGCCGATGAAGCGATCAACGAAATCCTCTTCCTGCGCAAATTCGGCGCCGCCGGACAGCGTATCGTCATCGAAGATTTCCTGCCCGGCGAAGAAGCCAGCTTCTTTGCGCTCTGCGACGGTGAAACCGCGATCCCGCTCATTGCCGCGCAAGATCACAAGCGCGCCTACGACGGCGACAAAGGCCCCAACACTGGCGGTATGGGCGCATACTCGCCAGCGCCGATCTTCACCGACACCGTGCGCGATCAAACCATGGAGCAGATCATCCTGCCCACCTTGCGCGGGATGAAGGCCGAAGGCCGGCCCTTCGTCGGCGTGCTTTTCGCGGGCCTCATGATCAGCGCCGACGGCCCGAAACTCATCGAGTTCAACGTCCGCTTCGGCGATCCCGAATGCCAAACCTTGATGCGCCGCATGAAGAGCGATCTGGCGCCCATCCTGCTCGCCGCAGCCAAAGGCGAACTCGCGCAAGCGCCCGCAATCGAATGGGATGCGCGCCCCGCCGTGACGGTCGTGTACGCCGCGCAAGGCTATCCGGACGAGCCGCTCACCGGCTCCGTCATTCGCGGCGTTGAACGGGCTGACGCGGTTGAGAATGTCGTCGTCTTCCACGCCGGCACGCGCACGGATGATACCGGCCTACTCCGCGCCGCGGGCGGCCGCGTGCTCAATGTCACCGCCATTGGCGACACGCTGCAAGCAGCGGTCAACAGCGCTTATGCCGGCGTACAAGTCATCGATTGGCCCGGCGGCTTCTGCCGCCGCGACATCGCCTGGCGCGCACTGGCGACCTGA
- a CDS encoding nuclear transport factor 2 family protein, with the protein MTPGVKLAQAHFESVVSNRVDDFDDQVSDTFRYEFLPPVFGAGPAMLRRWCATLFSIYRQWSFEITDSHEDKDSVVVRVNWRGFDPASPADTAPEFIDVAMFAYTMKNGKFTQCTASYLEYDEHEELKPQREKYSD; encoded by the coding sequence ATGACACCAGGGGTGAAGCTGGCGCAGGCGCACTTTGAGAGTGTGGTCTCAAATCGGGTGGACGATTTCGACGACCAAGTGAGCGACACGTTCCGGTATGAGTTTCTGCCGCCCGTGTTTGGCGCAGGCCCAGCGATGTTGCGGCGCTGGTGCGCGACCTTGTTCTCGATCTATCGGCAATGGTCGTTCGAGATTACCGACTCGCATGAAGACAAGGATTCGGTCGTGGTGCGGGTGAATTGGCGCGGCTTCGATCCGGCCAGTCCGGCAGACACGGCGCCAGAATTCATCGATGTTGCGATGTTTGCGTACACGATGAAAAACGGGAAATTCACGCAATGCACGGCGTCGTATCTCGAATACGACGAGCACGAAGAGCTGAAGCCGCAGCGAGAAAAGTATTCCGACTAA
- a CDS encoding phosphotransferase family protein, with product MAEELRPEDAFSGVKPVEERHQLDQAKLSAWLEANVEGFAGPLSLNQFKGGQSNPTYQLVTPGKKYVLRKKPGGKLLPSAHAVDREYRVISALYPTGFPVARPYALCTDDSIVGAIFYVMEMVEGRILWNGRLPDCTNAERRAIYEHKISTLAKLHTTDVDKVGLSDFGKPGNYFARQIDRWSKQYKLSETETIPKMNRLIEWLPQTIPPGERVSIVHGDYRLDNMVLHATEPRVIAVLDWELSTLGDPLGDFTYYLMNWVMPSDGRAGLGGIDVAPLGIPTVEEVVKLYCEQTGRSGIDQLDWYFAYNAFRLACILQGIAGRVRDGTAASAHANEMIKRIGPLSDAAYMYAERAGLK from the coding sequence ATGGCCGAAGAACTAAGACCGGAAGACGCATTTTCCGGCGTCAAACCGGTTGAGGAACGTCACCAGCTCGATCAAGCCAAGCTCAGCGCATGGTTGGAGGCGAACGTCGAAGGCTTCGCCGGCCCGCTGAGCTTGAACCAATTCAAGGGAGGGCAATCGAACCCGACCTATCAATTGGTCACGCCGGGAAAAAAATACGTCCTGCGCAAAAAGCCGGGCGGCAAGCTTCTGCCCTCCGCGCATGCGGTTGATCGCGAGTATCGCGTCATCTCCGCGCTCTACCCCACAGGCTTCCCGGTCGCGCGCCCGTATGCGCTCTGCACCGACGACAGCATCGTCGGCGCCATCTTCTACGTCATGGAAATGGTTGAAGGCCGCATCCTCTGGAACGGCCGCCTGCCGGATTGCACGAACGCAGAACGTCGCGCCATCTACGAACACAAGATCTCAACACTCGCCAAATTGCACACCACCGATGTCGACAAAGTCGGCCTCAGCGACTTCGGCAAACCCGGAAATTACTTCGCGCGCCAGATCGATCGCTGGTCGAAGCAATATAAATTGAGCGAGACCGAGACGATTCCGAAAATGAATCGTCTGATCGAATGGCTGCCGCAAACCATTCCGCCGGGCGAACGCGTCTCGATCGTCCACGGCGATTATCGCCTCGACAACATGGTGCTGCACGCCACGGAGCCGCGCGTCATCGCTGTGCTCGATTGGGAACTCTCCACGCTGGGCGATCCACTCGGCGACTTCACCTATTATCTGATGAATTGGGTGATGCCGAGCGACGGCCGGGCCGGCCTCGGCGGCATCGATGTGGCGCCGCTCGGCATCCCGACTGTCGAAGAGGTCGTGAAGCTCTATTGTGAGCAAACGGGTCGCAGCGGCATCGACCAACTCGATTGGTATTTCGCCTACAACGCTTTCCGCCTCGCCTGCATTCTGCAAGGCATCGCGGGGCGCGTGCGTGACGGCACGGCCGCCAGCGCGCACGCGAACGAAATGATCAAGCGCATCGGACCTCTCTCTGACGCGGCCTATATGTACGCCGAGCGCGCGGGCCTGAAATGA
- a CDS encoding metal-dependent hydrolase family protein, whose translation MLQRGKFLAGALAALALVTGSSFAQTTPQAATVIHAGRLLADPSTGRVATEQSILVNAEGRIIGVEAGYVTPAGATVIDQRNRFVLPGLIDSHVHLTSELSANQLIEEVTLTPADGALRGAENARKNLLAGFTTVADLGANNDSIFALRRAIRENRVPGPRIIASGASITPHGGHGDSNGFAPDINAVLANPNACSGADECRRATRRQIQAGADVIKITATGGVLSNTAAGVGQQFSDEEFAAIVEAAHSMGRRVTAHAHGVEGINAALRAGVDSIEHGSYINAESARLLRNRYQVPTLLAGWWVGQLAERGGTLTPAQTDKARQVSRDMANMGRFARQNNIRIAFGTDTGVSPHGMNAREFQLMVEAGFSPLQTIQAATINAADHLQLSNETGRIVPGLAADIIAVDGDPLADVSTLMNVRFVMARGRTHKSE comes from the coding sequence ATGTTGCAACGAGGAAAATTCCTTGCCGGCGCGCTGGCCGCACTGGCGCTCGTCACCGGCTCAAGCTTTGCGCAAACCACGCCGCAAGCCGCCACCGTGATCCACGCCGGACGCCTGCTCGCCGACCCGAGCACCGGCCGCGTCGCCACAGAACAATCCATCCTCGTCAATGCTGAAGGCCGCATCATCGGCGTTGAAGCCGGTTATGTGACGCCCGCAGGCGCGACCGTGATCGATCAGCGCAATCGCTTCGTGCTGCCTGGCCTCATCGACAGCCACGTCCACCTCACCAGCGAACTCAGCGCCAACCAACTGATCGAGGAAGTCACGCTCACGCCCGCCGATGGCGCGCTCCGCGGCGCCGAGAATGCGCGAAAGAACCTGCTCGCCGGCTTCACTACCGTCGCCGATCTCGGCGCCAACAACGATTCCATCTTCGCGCTGCGTCGCGCCATCCGCGAGAACCGCGTACCCGGCCCGCGCATCATCGCCTCCGGCGCCTCAATCACGCCGCATGGCGGCCACGGCGATTCCAACGGCTTTGCGCCCGACATCAACGCCGTCCTCGCAAACCCCAACGCCTGCTCCGGCGCTGACGAATGCCGCCGCGCCACGCGCCGCCAAATCCAAGCTGGCGCCGACGTCATCAAGATCACCGCCACAGGCGGCGTGCTCTCCAACACGGCAGCCGGCGTTGGCCAGCAATTCAGCGACGAAGAATTTGCGGCCATCGTCGAAGCGGCGCACTCGATGGGCCGCCGCGTCACTGCGCACGCGCATGGCGTCGAGGGCATCAACGCGGCGCTTCGCGCTGGTGTCGATTCCATCGAACATGGCAGCTACATCAACGCAGAATCCGCGCGATTGCTGCGCAATCGCTATCAGGTGCCGACGCTGCTCGCCGGCTGGTGGGTCGGTCAATTGGCCGAACGCGGCGGCACGCTCACGCCGGCACAGACCGATAAAGCCCGACAAGTCAGCCGCGATATGGCCAATATGGGCCGCTTCGCGCGCCAGAATAATATTCGCATCGCCTTTGGCACGGATACCGGCGTCTCGCCGCACGGCATGAATGCGCGCGAATTCCAGCTCATGGTCGAAGCCGGCTTCTCGCCGCTGCAAACCATCCAAGCCGCAACGATCAACGCCGCCGATCACCTCCAACTCAGCAACGAAACCGGCCGCATTGTCCCCGGCCTCGCCGCCGACATCATCGCCGTCGATGGCGACCCGCTGGCCGATGTGAGCACGCTGATGAACGTCCGCTTCGTCATGGCGCGCGGCAGGACGCACAAGAGCGAATGA